GTTGCTCGACCAGCAGCAGGTTGCGGTAGGCACGTTCGTCACGGCGAAATGCCAGGGCATCGGCATCACGGCCGTCGTCGAGCAGCTCGGCGGCGTACTCCAGCCAGTTGCGGGCTTGGCCGACCAGGTCGAGACCGACATTCATCAAGGCCAGTTCTTCTTCGATGGCCGGCGCATGGCCGCACCATTCACAGAGCCGCTGGCCCTGCACCAGGGCACTGTCGCCCAGGAGCAGCAAGTAGGGGATAAGCGCTTCGTTATGCATGGCCAACCTCACATGTGTCCGACTTCGTCGGGCAGTTCGTAGAAGCTGGCGTGGCGGTAGACCTTGTCGTCCGAGGGGGCGAACAGCGGGTCTTTCTCGTCAGGGGAGGAGGCGGTGATCAGCGCCGAAGGCACCACCCACAGGCTCACGCCTTCGCTGCGGCGGGTGTACAGCTCACGGGCATTCTCGATGGCCATGGCGGCATCGGCGGCATGTACGCTGCCGACATGCTTGTGGTTCAGGCCGTGCTTGCTGCGCACGAACACTTCGTAGAGGGTCCAGACAGACATTTTCGATCTCCGCATCAATCGCCGCTCAGGCGGCGTTCTTGTTCTGTTGCTTGCGCGCATAGGCCACGGCGGCCTCGCGTACCCAGGCACCGTCCTCGATGGCCTTGCGCCGGGTGGCGACACGTTCCAGGTTGCACGGGCCGTTGCCCTTGATGACTTCGTAGAACTCGTCCCACTGGATTTCGCCGAAATCGTAGTGGCCGCGGGCTTCGTTCCACTTCAGGTGCGGGTCGGGCGCGGTGCAGCCGAGCAGTTCGAGCTGTGGCACGGTCTGGTCGATGAAGCGCTGGCGCAGTTCATCGTTGGTCTGGCGCTTGATCTTCCAGGCCATCGACTGGGCGCTGTTGGGGGAGTGCTCGTCACTGGGGCCAAACATCATCAACGACGGCCACCACAGGCGGTTGATGGCGTCCTGGACCATGTCCTTCTGCGCCTGGGTACCCTGGCGCATCATGGTCAGCAGCAGCTCGTAGCCCTGGCGCTGGTGGAAGCTCTCTTCCTTGCAGATGCGGATCATGGCGCGGGAGTAGGGGCCGTAGGAGGTGCGCTGCAGCACCACCTGGTTGACGATCGCGGCGCCATCGACCAGCCAGCCCACTGCGCCCATGTCGGCCCAGCTCAGGGTCGGGTAGTTGAAGATGCTTGAGTACTTGGCCTTGCCGCTGTGCAGCTTGGCGATTTCTTCGTCGCGGTCGGCGCCGAGGGTTTCCATGGCGCTGTACAGGTACAGGCCGTGGCCGGCTTCGTCCTGAATCTTGGCCATCAGCTGCAGTTTGCGCTTCAGGCTCGGGGCGCGGGTGACCCAGTTGCCCTCGGGCAGCATGCCGACGATTTCCGAGTGGGCGTGCTGGGAGATCTGCCGGATCAGGGTCTGGCGGTAGGCCTCGGGCATCCAGTTCTTGGCTTCGATCTTGATCTCGGCGTCGATCTTTTCCTGGAAGTTGCGTTCTTCGGGCGACATCTCGTCCAGCGACTTGACGCGTTTGACTCCGGTTTCCACTAGCTGTGCGTACATGTTCCGACTCCTGCTAAGGCATGAGTCATTTGTAAGCGATACAAAACATAACGTCAAACTGTTTTATGTGTATCGAATGAGTTTTGTGTATCACATGCTGGCCTTTTCGCGGGACAAGCCCGCTCCCACAGGATTCATGTGATCTCAGGCTTGCCGAGAGATCTGTGGGAGCGGGCTTGTCCCGCGAAGAGGCCTTCAGATTCAACGCAAAAAAAAGCCCCGGGCTGAGCCGGGGCTGCAAAAGGCAGCTGAAAAATCAGCTGGCCAACCGTTTGTCGTACACATGGCAAGCCTTGCCTTCAGAACGCTTGAGCGTACCGCAAGGCTGCAGCCGCACCTGGGTGCTGATGCCGATGTAGGTCTTGATCTGCTTGGTCAACTCACCGATGAGCAGCTTGCGCTGGCCCTCATCCATCGCCTGGCATTCGCCACGCAACTCCACATGCACCTCAACGCTGTCCAGGTTGCCATTACGATACAGATGAATCTCATACAGCTCTGAAAGCTGTTTTATTTTTAGCACCTGCTCTTCGATCTGAGTCGGGAACACATTGACCCCACGAATGATCAGCATGTCGTCACTGCGCCCGGTGATCTTGCCGATCCGCCGCATCGGCCGCGCGGTGCCCGGCAGCAGACGGGTCAGGTCGCGGGTTCGGTAGCGCACCATTGGCAGGGCTTCCTTGCTCAGCGAGGTGAACACCAGCTCGCCCAGTTGCCCGTCCGGCAGCACCTCGCCGGTGACTGGGTCGATGATCTCAGGGTAGAAGTGGTCTTCCCAGATGGTCGGGCCGTCCTTGGTTTCGATGCATTCCATCGCCACGCCCGGCCCCATGATTTCCGACAGGCCATAGATGTCGAGGGCCTGAATGCCCAGGCGCTGCTCGATGGAGCGCCGTAGCTCGTCGGTCCAGGGCTCGGCGCCGAAGATGCCCAGGCGCAGCTTGAGGTCGTGCGGGTCGATGCCCTGACGCTCGATCTCGTCGGCCAGGTTGAGCATGTAGGAGGGCGTGACCATGATGATGTCGGGCTGGAAGTCACGGATCAGTTGCACCTGCTTCTCGGTTTGGCCACCGGACATGGGTATGACCGTGCAACCCAGCCGCTCGGCGCCATAATGCGCGCCGAGGCCGCCGGTAAACAGGCCATAACCGTACGAAACATGCACCTTGTCGCCTTTGCGCCCACCGCCCGCGCGGATCGAACGGGCGACCACGTTGGCCCAGGTGTCGATATCGTTCTGGGTATAGCCGACCACGGTTGGCTTGCCCGTAGTGCCGCTGGAGGCATGCAGGCGCACGACTTCTTCCTGGGGCACGGCAAACATGCCGTACGGGTAGTTGTCACGCAGGTCGTTCTTGCCGGTGAAGGGGAACTTGGCCAGGTCTTCGAGCGACTTGAGGTCATCGGGATGGGCGCCGCATTCGTCGAAACGCTTGCGGTACAGCGGCACGTTGTCGTAGGCGTGCTTCAGGCTCCAGCGCAGGCGCTCCAGCTGGTGCTGGCGCAAGGCATCGACACTGGCGGTTTCCATAGGGTCAAGCAGGGCACGATCGGCATCATGGTACATGTTCATGGCTTCACTCGAATTGTTCTTGTACGCCGGCCGGCGCTGGTTCGCAGCCGGACCGTGAGTGTCATGGGCGCAGCATAACCGGCTGCGTTGTGTTCGGTAACAAGCCGTTGGTCAGAGGCGCTCGATGACCATGGCGATGCCTTGGCCAACCCCGATGCACATGGTGCACAGGGCGTAGCGGCCGGCGGTTTCTTCCAGTTCGTGCAGCGCGGTGGTGACCAGGCGCGCGCCACTCATGCCCAGCGGATGCCCCAAGGCAATGGCACCGCCGTTCGGGTTGACCCGTTTGTCGTCGTCGGCCAGGCCCAGCTCGCGCAATACCGCCAGGCCTTGGGCGGCGAAGGCTTCGTTGAGCTCGATGACGTCCATGTCGGCCAGTGACAACCCGGTGAGTTCGAGGACCTTGCGGGTTGCCGGTACCGGGCCAATGCCCATGATGCGCGGCTCGACCCCGGCCACAGCCATGCCGACAATCCGGCCTCGGGCCTTGAGGCCATGCCGACGGGCCGCTGCCGGGCTGGCCAGCAGCAGCGCACACGCGCCATCGTTGACACCGGATGCATTGCCAGCCGTAACGCTGCCACCCTCACGGAACGGCGTGCCCAGCTTGGCCAGTTGCTCCAGCGTGGTGTCGCCGCGCGGGTGTTCGTCATGCTCGACCCGCTTGGCCGGGCCTTTGCGCTGCGGGATCTCGACCGGCACGATTTCCCGTGCCAGGCGGCCTCGGGCCTGGGCGGCGGCGGCCTTGTGCTGGCTGCGCAGGGCGAAGGTGTCCTGGTCTTCGCGGGAGATACCGAACCTGGCGGCGACGTTTTCCGCCGTCTCGGGCATCGAATCGGTGCCATGTTCGGCCTTCATCAACGGGTTGACGAAGCGCCAGCCAATGGTGGTGTCGAACAGTTCGGCCGCGCGGCCAAAGGCGTGTTCCGACTTGCCCATGACGAACGGCGCCCGCGACATCGACTCCACGCCACCGGCCAGCATCAGCCCGGCTTCACCGCAGCGCAGGGCGCGCGCAGCGTTGCCGATGGCGTCCATGCCAGAGCCGCAAAGGCGGTTGATGGTGGTGCCCGGCACCTCGATCGGCAGGCCCGCTAGCAGGCTGGCCATGTGGGCGACGTTGCGGTTGTCTTCACCGGCCTGGTTGGCGCAGCCGAGGATCACATCGTCCACTGCGGCCCAGTCCAACTCCGGGTGACGCGCGATCAGGGCCTTGAGCGGGATAGCGGCCAGGTCGTCGGGCCGTACGCTGCTCAAGGCGCCGGCGTAGCGACCGATCGGCGTGCGCACGGCGTCGATGATCAGCGCATCGGCCAGGGTGTGTTCATTCATCTTGTGTCTCCAGCGCGAGCACCGTGCCGCGTACTTTGTAGGATTTGCCATGGAACACCGCCACCAGCTCACCGTGCTGGTTCTCGATGCGTACGTCATACAGGCCGGTACGCCCTTTGCGGCTGACTTCGCTGGCCGTGGCGGTCAGCACATCGTCGCGCAGCGCCGGCGCCAGGTAATCGATGCTGCAGCCCAGGGCCACGGTGGCCTGGTCGTAACTGTTGCAGGCAAAGGCAAAGGCCGAATCGGCCAGGGCAAAGAGGAAGCCGCCGTGGCAGGTGCCGTGGCCCTGGATCATGTCGGCGCGTACCGGCATGCGCAGGCAAGCCCGGCCAGGGCCGGCTTCGAGCAGGCTGATGCCCAGCCCCTGGGTAGCCTGATCGCGGGAAAACATCGCATCGGCACAGGCGTGTGCCAGCTCGACCTCATTCATGCAGATTGCCTCCTTGGGCTTCGCAGCGGCGCAACAGCAGGGAAGGGCGATAGCGGCTCTCGCCGTAGCTGCTTTGTAGGTTGTCGAGTACACGCAAGGTCTGGGAAATGCCGATGCGTGTGGCCCAGGCCAATGGGCCGCAGGGGTAGTTCACGCCTGCACGCATGGCCAGGTCGATATCGGTGGCGCAAGCAACGCCTTGCAAGACGGCATCGGCTGCTTCGTTAGCCAGCATCGCGACAGTACGCAGGACTACCAGCCCGGGCAGGTCGGCAACTGCGGTCACTTTCAGCCCGGCGCGCTGTAACAAGCCGACAGCGTGATCCCGGGCGTCGCTTGTGGTATCGGCAGACCAGCTGATGGCGATTCGCGATGCCTTGCTGTAGTCCAGGGCCAGGTCAACCAGCACCAGGTTGCGCAGACCCTCCTCGCGCGCACGCTGGGTAGCCAGGCGGCCATCGGAAAGTGCCAGGGTGGCATCGCCCACCTGGATCACGCCGCTGCCGGCACGCTCGGTCACGGTGATGCCACTGTGGCGCAAGCGCTCGACCAAGGGCTGCATGACGCCCAGGTGCCCCTCGGCCACACAGCCTTCAGGCTGTGCCGTGCTGTGCAGTTCTGCCGGCAGCGGGCGCTCGGCGCCCTCGGCGTAGCTATAGAAGCCTTGGCCGGTTTTTCGGCCGAGACGCCCGGCATCCACCAGCTCCTTCTGCACCAGCGAGGGCTGGAAGCGAAAATCGCCATAGAACGCCTCGAATACCGAACAGGTAACGGCATAGTTGACGTCATGGCCGATCAGGTCGGTGAGCTCGAACGCCCCCATGCGAAAGCCACCGGCGTCGCGCAACAGTGCATCCAGGGTGGCGCAATCGG
The sequence above is drawn from the Pseudomonas putida genome and encodes:
- the paaB gene encoding 1,2-phenylacetyl-CoA epoxidase subunit PaaB, whose protein sequence is MSVWTLYEVFVRSKHGLNHKHVGSVHAADAAMAIENARELYTRRSEGVSLWVVPSALITASSPDEKDPLFAPSDDKVYRHASFYELPDEVGHM
- the paaA gene encoding 1,2-phenylacetyl-CoA epoxidase subunit PaaA; amino-acid sequence: MYAQLVETGVKRVKSLDEMSPEERNFQEKIDAEIKIEAKNWMPEAYRQTLIRQISQHAHSEIVGMLPEGNWVTRAPSLKRKLQLMAKIQDEAGHGLYLYSAMETLGADRDEEIAKLHSGKAKYSSIFNYPTLSWADMGAVGWLVDGAAIVNQVVLQRTSYGPYSRAMIRICKEESFHQRQGYELLLTMMRQGTQAQKDMVQDAINRLWWPSLMMFGPSDEHSPNSAQSMAWKIKRQTNDELRQRFIDQTVPQLELLGCTAPDPHLKWNEARGHYDFGEIQWDEFYEVIKGNGPCNLERVATRRKAIEDGAWVREAAVAYARKQQNKNAA
- the paaK gene encoding phenylacetate--CoA ligase PaaK, with the translated sequence MNMYHDADRALLDPMETASVDALRQHQLERLRWSLKHAYDNVPLYRKRFDECGAHPDDLKSLEDLAKFPFTGKNDLRDNYPYGMFAVPQEEVVRLHASSGTTGKPTVVGYTQNDIDTWANVVARSIRAGGGRKGDKVHVSYGYGLFTGGLGAHYGAERLGCTVIPMSGGQTEKQVQLIRDFQPDIIMVTPSYMLNLADEIERQGIDPHDLKLRLGIFGAEPWTDELRRSIEQRLGIQALDIYGLSEIMGPGVAMECIETKDGPTIWEDHFYPEIIDPVTGEVLPDGQLGELVFTSLSKEALPMVRYRTRDLTRLLPGTARPMRRIGKITGRSDDMLIIRGVNVFPTQIEEQVLKIKQLSELYEIHLYRNGNLDSVEVHVELRGECQAMDEGQRKLLIGELTKQIKTYIGISTQVRLQPCGTLKRSEGKACHVYDKRLAS
- the pcaF gene encoding 3-oxoadipyl-CoA thiolase → MNEHTLADALIIDAVRTPIGRYAGALSSVRPDDLAAIPLKALIARHPELDWAAVDDVILGCANQAGEDNRNVAHMASLLAGLPIEVPGTTINRLCGSGMDAIGNAARALRCGEAGLMLAGGVESMSRAPFVMGKSEHAFGRAAELFDTTIGWRFVNPLMKAEHGTDSMPETAENVAARFGISREDQDTFALRSQHKAAAAQARGRLAREIVPVEIPQRKGPAKRVEHDEHPRGDTTLEQLAKLGTPFREGGSVTAGNASGVNDGACALLLASPAAARRHGLKARGRIVGMAVAGVEPRIMGIGPVPATRKVLELTGLSLADMDVIELNEAFAAQGLAVLRELGLADDDKRVNPNGGAIALGHPLGMSGARLVTTALHELEETAGRYALCTMCIGVGQGIAMVIERL
- the paaI gene encoding hydroxyphenylacetyl-CoA thioesterase PaaI, with the translated sequence MNEVELAHACADAMFSRDQATQGLGISLLEAGPGRACLRMPVRADMIQGHGTCHGGFLFALADSAFAFACNSYDQATVALGCSIDYLAPALRDDVLTATASEVSRKGRTGLYDVRIENQHGELVAVFHGKSYKVRGTVLALETQDE
- the paaH gene encoding 3-hydroxyacyl-CoA dehydrogenase PaaH, encoding MSALDRNTQVAVIGAGAMGAGIAQVAAQAGHPVKLYDNRPGAAAQAVAGIARQLARLVEKGKLPAGEREAIIARLCPVDTLDTLADARLVIEAIIENLPVKQALFHELEALCADDCILASNTSSLSITSLAAGLKRPQQVVGMHFFNPAPLMALVEVVSGLATAPAVATCLYDTASAWGKQPVHARSTPGFIVNRVARPFYAESLRLLQEGAADCATLDALLRDAGGFRMGAFELTDLIGHDVNYAVTCSVFEAFYGDFRFQPSLVQKELVDAGRLGRKTGQGFYSYAEGAERPLPAELHSTAQPEGCVAEGHLGVMQPLVERLRHSGITVTERAGSGVIQVGDATLALSDGRLATQRAREEGLRNLVLVDLALDYSKASRIAISWSADTTSDARDHAVGLLQRAGLKVTAVADLPGLVVLRTVAMLANEAADAVLQGVACATDIDLAMRAGVNYPCGPLAWATRIGISQTLRVLDNLQSSYGESRYRPSLLLRRCEAQGGNLHE